One part of the Salmo salar chromosome ssa10, Ssal_v3.1, whole genome shotgun sequence genome encodes these proteins:
- the LOC106614013 gene encoding transmembrane and immunoglobulin domain-containing protein 2 isoform X1 — translation MTCGDRLRSPPLSHKMDIWIKVTLLLFLIGTLVKPRLSTVILDQPPRTVEVHLGSSLTLNCSFMPQTRVKVNWYFSPTGHSSCSSNTLLYSSTHSADKTVKLGAGGHESKESRKSWSRLILKDVTHNNSGWYFCHVSVEIPVLQQACSNGTQVNISDNQMKSTTYTPLMTAVGAASAIPVTLLVLIWILLQRRRCKSRENPIYSNMPPPRSAIKQPSPHPGIQMDNQKIPSPLKHTRTPPTAHYSEHLRTPTPARANDRQLFRTPNPPRVHEGKHLTIPTPATAHDNKFSPKP, via the exons ATGACATGTGGGGACAGACTAAGAAGCCCACCATTAAGCCATAAAATGGACATATGGATAAAAGTAACCCTCTTGCTGTTTCTTATAG GAACGTTGGTGAAGCCTCGTCTGAGCACTGTGATCCTGGATCAGCCACCAAGGACAGTGGAAGTTCATCTTGGTTCCTCTCTTACCCTGAACTGCAGTTTTATGCCCCAAACTCGTGTCAAGGTGAACTGGTATTTCAGCCCAACTGGCCACTCAAGCTGCAGCTCCAATACACTGCTGTACAGCAGTACCCATTCGGCTGACAAAACTGTGAAGCTGGGTGCTGGGGGTCATGAATCTAAAGAATCTAGAAAGAGTTGGTCCAGATTAATTCTTAAAGATGTTACACACAATAACAGTGGATGGTACTTTTGCCATGTCTCAGTAGAGATTCCCGTCCTTCAACAAGCATGCAGCAATGGAACTCAAGTTAATATAT CGGACAACCAGATGAAAAGTACCACTTATACTCCTTTGATGACAG CAGTGGGAGCAGCGAGTGCCATACCTGTCACACTGCTAGTGCTCATCTGGATCTTACTACAACGAAGGAGATGCAAGAGCAGAG AAAATCCTATCTATTCGAATATGCCTCCACCAAGATCTGCAATAAAACAGCCCTCTCCGCATCCAGGAATACAGATGGACAACCAGAAGATTCCTTCTCCTTTAAAACACACCAGGACCCCACCCACAGCCCATTACAGCGAACATCTCAGGACGCCAACTCCAGCCAGGGCAAATGACAGACAACTCTTCAGGACCCCAAACCCACCCAGGGTCCATGAAGGCAAACACCTTACAATCCCAACTCCAGCCACAGCCCATGACAACAAATTCAGCCCAAAACCCTGA
- the LOC106614013 gene encoding transmembrane and immunoglobulin domain-containing protein 2 isoform X2 produces MTCGDRLRSPPLSHKMDIWIKVTLLLFLIGTLVKPRLSTVILDQPPRTVEVHLGSSLTLNCSFMPQTRVKVNWYFSPTGHSSCSSNTLLYSSTHSADKTVKLGAGGHESKESRKSWSRLILKDVTHNNSGWYFCHVSVEIPVLQQACSNGTQVNISDNQMKSTTYTPLMTVGAASAIPVTLLVLIWILLQRRRCKSRENPIYSNMPPPRSAIKQPSPHPGIQMDNQKIPSPLKHTRTPPTAHYSEHLRTPTPARANDRQLFRTPNPPRVHEGKHLTIPTPATAHDNKFSPKP; encoded by the exons ATGACATGTGGGGACAGACTAAGAAGCCCACCATTAAGCCATAAAATGGACATATGGATAAAAGTAACCCTCTTGCTGTTTCTTATAG GAACGTTGGTGAAGCCTCGTCTGAGCACTGTGATCCTGGATCAGCCACCAAGGACAGTGGAAGTTCATCTTGGTTCCTCTCTTACCCTGAACTGCAGTTTTATGCCCCAAACTCGTGTCAAGGTGAACTGGTATTTCAGCCCAACTGGCCACTCAAGCTGCAGCTCCAATACACTGCTGTACAGCAGTACCCATTCGGCTGACAAAACTGTGAAGCTGGGTGCTGGGGGTCATGAATCTAAAGAATCTAGAAAGAGTTGGTCCAGATTAATTCTTAAAGATGTTACACACAATAACAGTGGATGGTACTTTTGCCATGTCTCAGTAGAGATTCCCGTCCTTCAACAAGCATGCAGCAATGGAACTCAAGTTAATATAT CGGACAACCAGATGAAAAGTACCACTTATACTCCTTTGATGACAG TGGGAGCAGCGAGTGCCATACCTGTCACACTGCTAGTGCTCATCTGGATCTTACTACAACGAAGGAGATGCAAGAGCAGAG AAAATCCTATCTATTCGAATATGCCTCCACCAAGATCTGCAATAAAACAGCCCTCTCCGCATCCAGGAATACAGATGGACAACCAGAAGATTCCTTCTCCTTTAAAACACACCAGGACCCCACCCACAGCCCATTACAGCGAACATCTCAGGACGCCAACTCCAGCCAGGGCAAATGACAGACAACTCTTCAGGACCCCAAACCCACCCAGGGTCCATGAAGGCAAACACCTTACAATCCCAACTCCAGCCACAGCCCATGACAACAAATTCAGCCCAAAACCCTGA
- the LOC106613812 gene encoding fibronectin type III and SPRY domain-containing protein 1 isoform X3, whose protein sequence is MGDQKESLRKITTTLALKNEEITNFICCQKQSLENLEGNSSRVQEDLETEFSSLHSVLDDIKDSMVTRIKQERASRTYELQSQLSACSKALESSEELLEVANQTLCSSEADDFTQAAKDIKDSVTMAPAFRLSLKAKTTDSMSHMMVDFTQEREMLQAIKFLPVPATPEILVSECQVCDNTVMVQWALPEPDSKIDHYDLEYRRTNHEGPPRTREDYPWMVVEGIRETEYTLTGLRFDTHYMTFRVKACNKAVAGEFSELVTLETHAFLFKLDAGSAHQNLKVEDLSVEWDSCGGKVIQDIRKDKNRTNQSPMHSPARTAMNSPKRVPSARVGRDRFTAESYTVLGDTFIDAGQQYWEVRFDKESKAFAVGLALRNLGRFDQLGKSNASWCIHLNNWLQQSLTAKHNNKARTLDCPIPDRIGVYCNYEEGALSFYNARTKTLMHTFRTKFTQPVIPAFSVWNGSFSVQTGLQVPSAVQSSQRKNSGTSSSNTSLT, encoded by the exons ATGGGAGATCAGAAG GAATCGCTTCGTAAGATCACCACCACCCTGGCACTGAAGAATGAGGAGATTACAAACTTCATTTGCTGTCAGAAACAGAGCCTGGAGAACCTGGAG GGTAACTCCAGCCGTGTCCAGGAGGACCTGGAGACAGAGTTCAGCTCCCTCCACTCAGTACTGGACGATATAAAGGACAGCATGGTCACCAGGATCAAACAGGAGAGGGCCAGCCGCACCTATGAGCTACAG agtcAGCTGAGTGCATGCTCCAAAGCCCTGGAGAGCTCCGAGGAGCTTTTGGAGGTAGCCAATCAGACTCTCTGCTCCTCGGAAGCAGACGACTTCACTCAG GCGGCCAAAGACATTAAGGATAG TGTGACAATGGCCCCAGCCTTCCGTTTGTCGCTGAAAGCCAAAACCACTGACAGCATGAGTCACATGATGGTGGACTTCACCCAAGAGAGGGAGATGCTGCAGGCCATCAAGTTCCTCCCAG tgCCTGCGACCCCAGAGATTCTGGTGTCAGAGTGCCAGGTGTGTGACAACACGGTGATGGTACAGTGGGCTCTGCCTGAGCCCGACAGCAAGATAGACCACTATGACCTGGAATACCGCCGCACCAACCATGAGGGGCCGCCTCGCACCCGAGAGGACTACCCATGGATGGTAGTGGAGGGCATCCGCGAGACCGAGTACACCCTTACAG GGCTTCGCTTCGACACACACTACATGACGTTCCGTGTGAAGGCGTGTAACAAGGCTGTGGCAGGAGAGTTCTCTGAGCTTGTAACACTGGAGACACATG CTTTCCTGTTCAAGCTGGATGCAGGCTCGGCTCATCAGAACCTGAAGGTGGAGGACCTCAGTGTGGAGTGGGACAGCTGCGGGGGGAAGGTCATCCAGGACATCCGCAAGGACAAGAACAGAACCAACCAATCTCCAATGCACTCACCTGCCAG GACAGCCATGAATTCACCTAAGAGAGTGCCGTCTGCTCGGGTCGGCAGAGACCGATTCACGGCTGAATCCTACACTGTACTGGGAGACACTTTTATCGACGCAGGCCAGCAGTATTGGGAGGTGCGTTTCGATAAGGAAAGCAAGGCGTTCGCTGTGGGCTTGGCCCTGCGGAACCTGGGCCGCtttgaccagctggggaagagcAACGCATCATGGTGCATCCACCTGAACAACTGGCTGCAGCAGAGCCTCACAGCCAAGCACAACAACAAGGCCCGCACCCTGGACTGTCCCATCCCCGACCGCATAGGGGTCTACTGCAACTACGAGGAGG GTGCACTGTCTTTCTACAATGCCAGAACCAAGACACTGATGCACACTTTTAGAACCAAGTTCACACAGCCTGTCATACCAGCCTTCTCG GTGTGGAATGGGAGTTTCTCAGTGCAGACGGGTCTGCAGGTGCCCAGTGCCGTGCAGAGCAGCCAGAGGAAGAACAGTGGTACCAGCAGCTCCAACACCAGCCTTACCTAG
- the LOC106613812 gene encoding fibronectin type III and SPRY domain-containing protein 1 isoform X2 translates to MHMSITFRQEDSNSCARKTATNEESLRKITTTLALKNEEITNFICCQKQSLENLEGNSSRVQEDLETEFSSLHSVLDDIKDSMVTRIKQERASRTYELQSQLSACSKALESSEELLEVANQTLCSSEADDFTQAAKDIKDSVTMAPAFRLSLKAKTTDSMSHMMVDFTQEREMLQAIKFLPVPATPEILVSECQVCDNTVMVQWALPEPDSKIDHYDLEYRRTNHEGPPRTREDYPWMVVEGIRETEYTLTGLRFDTHYMTFRVKACNKAVAGEFSELVTLETHAFLFKLDAGSAHQNLKVEDLSVEWDSCGGKVIQDIRKDKNRTNQSPMHSPARTAMNSPKRVPSARVGRDRFTAESYTVLGDTFIDAGQQYWEVRFDKESKAFAVGLALRNLGRFDQLGKSNASWCIHLNNWLQQSLTAKHNNKARTLDCPIPDRIGVYCNYEEGVEWEFLSADGSAGAQCRAEQPEEEQWYQQLQHQPYLDPARTNRCSRTLPH, encoded by the exons ATGCACATGAGCATCACTTTTCGCCAAGAAGACTCCAATTCGTGCGCGAGGAAAACTGCGACTAACGAG GAATCGCTTCGTAAGATCACCACCACCCTGGCACTGAAGAATGAGGAGATTACAAACTTCATTTGCTGTCAGAAACAGAGCCTGGAGAACCTGGAG GGTAACTCCAGCCGTGTCCAGGAGGACCTGGAGACAGAGTTCAGCTCCCTCCACTCAGTACTGGACGATATAAAGGACAGCATGGTCACCAGGATCAAACAGGAGAGGGCCAGCCGCACCTATGAGCTACAG agtcAGCTGAGTGCATGCTCCAAAGCCCTGGAGAGCTCCGAGGAGCTTTTGGAGGTAGCCAATCAGACTCTCTGCTCCTCGGAAGCAGACGACTTCACTCAG GCGGCCAAAGACATTAAGGATAG TGTGACAATGGCCCCAGCCTTCCGTTTGTCGCTGAAAGCCAAAACCACTGACAGCATGAGTCACATGATGGTGGACTTCACCCAAGAGAGGGAGATGCTGCAGGCCATCAAGTTCCTCCCAG tgCCTGCGACCCCAGAGATTCTGGTGTCAGAGTGCCAGGTGTGTGACAACACGGTGATGGTACAGTGGGCTCTGCCTGAGCCCGACAGCAAGATAGACCACTATGACCTGGAATACCGCCGCACCAACCATGAGGGGCCGCCTCGCACCCGAGAGGACTACCCATGGATGGTAGTGGAGGGCATCCGCGAGACCGAGTACACCCTTACAG GGCTTCGCTTCGACACACACTACATGACGTTCCGTGTGAAGGCGTGTAACAAGGCTGTGGCAGGAGAGTTCTCTGAGCTTGTAACACTGGAGACACATG CTTTCCTGTTCAAGCTGGATGCAGGCTCGGCTCATCAGAACCTGAAGGTGGAGGACCTCAGTGTGGAGTGGGACAGCTGCGGGGGGAAGGTCATCCAGGACATCCGCAAGGACAAGAACAGAACCAACCAATCTCCAATGCACTCACCTGCCAG GACAGCCATGAATTCACCTAAGAGAGTGCCGTCTGCTCGGGTCGGCAGAGACCGATTCACGGCTGAATCCTACACTGTACTGGGAGACACTTTTATCGACGCAGGCCAGCAGTATTGGGAGGTGCGTTTCGATAAGGAAAGCAAGGCGTTCGCTGTGGGCTTGGCCCTGCGGAACCTGGGCCGCtttgaccagctggggaagagcAACGCATCATGGTGCATCCACCTGAACAACTGGCTGCAGCAGAGCCTCACAGCCAAGCACAACAACAAGGCCCGCACCCTGGACTGTCCCATCCCCGACCGCATAGGGGTCTACTGCAACTACGAGGAGG GTGTGGAATGGGAGTTTCTCAGTGCAGACGGGTCTGCAGGTGCCCAGTGCCGTGCAGAGCAGCCAGAGGAAGAACAGTGGTACCAGCAGCTCCAACACCAGCCTTACCTAGACCCAGCCAGAACCAACCGCTGCAGCAGAACTTTACCCCATTAA
- the LOC106613812 gene encoding fibronectin type III and SPRY domain-containing protein 1 isoform X1: protein MHMSITFRQEDSNSCARKTATNEESLRKITTTLALKNEEITNFICCQKQSLENLEGNSSRVQEDLETEFSSLHSVLDDIKDSMVTRIKQERASRTYELQSQLSACSKALESSEELLEVANQTLCSSEADDFTQAAKDIKDSVTMAPAFRLSLKAKTTDSMSHMMVDFTQEREMLQAIKFLPVPATPEILVSECQVCDNTVMVQWALPEPDSKIDHYDLEYRRTNHEGPPRTREDYPWMVVEGIRETEYTLTGLRFDTHYMTFRVKACNKAVAGEFSELVTLETHAFLFKLDAGSAHQNLKVEDLSVEWDSCGGKVIQDIRKDKNRTNQSPMHSPARTAMNSPKRVPSARVGRDRFTAESYTVLGDTFIDAGQQYWEVRFDKESKAFAVGLALRNLGRFDQLGKSNASWCIHLNNWLQQSLTAKHNNKARTLDCPIPDRIGVYCNYEEGALSFYNARTKTLMHTFRTKFTQPVIPAFSVWNGSFSVQTGLQVPSAVQSSQRKNSGTSSSNTSLT, encoded by the exons ATGCACATGAGCATCACTTTTCGCCAAGAAGACTCCAATTCGTGCGCGAGGAAAACTGCGACTAACGAG GAATCGCTTCGTAAGATCACCACCACCCTGGCACTGAAGAATGAGGAGATTACAAACTTCATTTGCTGTCAGAAACAGAGCCTGGAGAACCTGGAG GGTAACTCCAGCCGTGTCCAGGAGGACCTGGAGACAGAGTTCAGCTCCCTCCACTCAGTACTGGACGATATAAAGGACAGCATGGTCACCAGGATCAAACAGGAGAGGGCCAGCCGCACCTATGAGCTACAG agtcAGCTGAGTGCATGCTCCAAAGCCCTGGAGAGCTCCGAGGAGCTTTTGGAGGTAGCCAATCAGACTCTCTGCTCCTCGGAAGCAGACGACTTCACTCAG GCGGCCAAAGACATTAAGGATAG TGTGACAATGGCCCCAGCCTTCCGTTTGTCGCTGAAAGCCAAAACCACTGACAGCATGAGTCACATGATGGTGGACTTCACCCAAGAGAGGGAGATGCTGCAGGCCATCAAGTTCCTCCCAG tgCCTGCGACCCCAGAGATTCTGGTGTCAGAGTGCCAGGTGTGTGACAACACGGTGATGGTACAGTGGGCTCTGCCTGAGCCCGACAGCAAGATAGACCACTATGACCTGGAATACCGCCGCACCAACCATGAGGGGCCGCCTCGCACCCGAGAGGACTACCCATGGATGGTAGTGGAGGGCATCCGCGAGACCGAGTACACCCTTACAG GGCTTCGCTTCGACACACACTACATGACGTTCCGTGTGAAGGCGTGTAACAAGGCTGTGGCAGGAGAGTTCTCTGAGCTTGTAACACTGGAGACACATG CTTTCCTGTTCAAGCTGGATGCAGGCTCGGCTCATCAGAACCTGAAGGTGGAGGACCTCAGTGTGGAGTGGGACAGCTGCGGGGGGAAGGTCATCCAGGACATCCGCAAGGACAAGAACAGAACCAACCAATCTCCAATGCACTCACCTGCCAG GACAGCCATGAATTCACCTAAGAGAGTGCCGTCTGCTCGGGTCGGCAGAGACCGATTCACGGCTGAATCCTACACTGTACTGGGAGACACTTTTATCGACGCAGGCCAGCAGTATTGGGAGGTGCGTTTCGATAAGGAAAGCAAGGCGTTCGCTGTGGGCTTGGCCCTGCGGAACCTGGGCCGCtttgaccagctggggaagagcAACGCATCATGGTGCATCCACCTGAACAACTGGCTGCAGCAGAGCCTCACAGCCAAGCACAACAACAAGGCCCGCACCCTGGACTGTCCCATCCCCGACCGCATAGGGGTCTACTGCAACTACGAGGAGG GTGCACTGTCTTTCTACAATGCCAGAACCAAGACACTGATGCACACTTTTAGAACCAAGTTCACACAGCCTGTCATACCAGCCTTCTCG GTGTGGAATGGGAGTTTCTCAGTGCAGACGGGTCTGCAGGTGCCCAGTGCCGTGCAGAGCAGCCAGAGGAAGAACAGTGGTACCAGCAGCTCCAACACCAGCCTTACCTAG